The window CTCTTGTCGGCTTTGTGCGAAATCGGAGTGTATTTAGACACGTTCGTGGGCGAAACATCAAGATAAAAACTTGATAATGCGGCGAGGTTGGTTTTAGATTTCTATTCGAGTCCTCGCGGCTATCAACACTCGGTACCCCCCAAAAAACGAGAACATCCGGATCTCTGAACTAATCGCTTATCTGGCGCGAACCGCGCGAACGAAGCAGTTCAGTAATGGGAATCATGATGATTTCTTCCGAACGCCTTCACGCGGCCTTGCGGCCTGCTGTCGAATCCACTGGCCTCCTGTTGATGACGGTTGTGTCGGAATTCGTCAAATCGGGTCGGATCCTGCTGGATCTCCAGAGGTCCAAAGGCCTGGCGGGAAACGACGGACGTGATTCCGCGGCAATCCATTCTCCATACTTCTGACGGCTGCGAATTCCTGGAGCCGAGATCGGCGGGCCCTGGGACCTCGAGGCGTCGAGAGTAAGCTAGAGATTCAATAGGAGGGGCGTTCGCGCTCCGGCTCTTCGATCCTCTCTCGGAGGCTGTTTCGATGAACGCGACGCGTCTGACCGTCGGTGTCGGTCTACTTGGGCTGAGCTGGCTGTTCCTGAGGGCGGACGTCCACGGGCAGACGATCTGGGTGGAAGCGGAGAAGCCCGAACGGGCGACGGTGAGCCGGCATCCCTGGTGGTATGACCAGGTCAAGAAGGACCAACTTTCGGGAGGGGATTGGATCTCGAACTGGTCGGATGACAAGGACGGGGAGCTGGAGTATTCCATCCAGGTTCCGGCGGCGGGTCGGTATGCGTTCTGGGTCCGGGCCAACCCGGTGCAGGCGAAGCTGTCGTATCGGGTCGATAAGGGGGCCTGGACGCCGATCGACCTGGCGACGGACGTGCTCGACTCGGTGAACGTGGCGGGTGACGGCAAGCCGGATCTGAGGTTCATCGGCTGGAAGAAGGCCGGCGAACTGGATCTGAAGAAGGGCGTCGTCTCAATCGCCTTCAAGATGAGCAGCGAGAACCACCACCACGGCGCGATGGACGCCTTCGTCCTGACGACCGAGCCATTCTCGCCCAACGGGACGGCCCGGCCGGGCAAGGTCGCGGCTCCCACGGTCGAGCCCGGGATGTGGCCGTTTCTCCCCGAGCGCGACACGTTCCGAGCCGACGCCGTGCTCGACCTCCGAGGGCTGAATGAGAAGGTCGCCGGCGAGAGCGGCTTCGTGAAGCTGGCCCCAGACGGCGAGTCGTTCGTCCTGGGCGACGGCAAGCCCGTGCGGTTCTGGGCCGTGACCACGTACGTTCAGCGCGATCGGTCGGCCGAGGATCTGGCTCACCACGCTCGCTTCCTCGCCAAGCGGGGCGTGAACATGGTTCGGCTCCACGGGGCCCTTGAACCCAAGGCGAAGGACGCCAAGCTCACCGACGCCGATCCGAAGACGATCGAAGAGGCCTGGAAGCTTGTGGCGGCGATGAAGAAGGAGGGGATTTATACGACCCTCAGCCCCTACTGGGCCTCAGCCCTCAAGCACATCCCGACGAGTTGGGGGATCGAAGGCTGGCCGGAGAACCAAGGCGCCGAGGGCTTGCTGTTCTTCAACCCAAGGTTTCAGGAGGGCTATCGCGCCTGGCTCAAGGCCTTGCTGACGCCCCCCAACCCCTACACGGGGATCCCGCTCGCCAAGGACCCCGCGCTGGCGATCATCCAGCTTCAGAACGAAGACAGCATGCTGTTCTGGACCATGCAGAGCGTGAAGGGGAGGCAGCTTCAGGTCCTCGGCGAGCAGTTTGGCCAGTGGCTGGCGAAGAAGTACGGCTCGATTGCGGCGGCGTCCAAGGCCTGGGGAGGCGACTCGATGAAGGAGGACGACTTCGCCCGCGGGGTCGTCGGCATCCACATCGTCTGGGAGTGGACCCAGCCGCGTCAGGGGGGCAAGAAGAAGCGGCTCGACGATCAGCTTCAGTTCTTCGCCGAGACGATGCACAAGTTCAACGAGGAGACCGCGAAATACCTCCGCGAGGAACTTGGCTGCAATCAGCTCGTCAACGCCGGCAACTGGAAGACGGCCGACACGACCCTGCTCAACGACGTCGAGCGCTGGAGTTACACGGCCAACGAGGTCATCGCCGTCAACAACTACTACAGCCCCGTCCACATCGGCCCCGATCGCGGCTGGCGGATCGACAAGGGGGACCGCTTCGTGGACGTTTCCGCGCTCGTCGATCCCCGCGCTCTGCCGCTGAACATCAAGCAGGTCGCCGGCCATCCGATGATGGTCACGGAGAGCCACTGGGTGCCGCCGCTGGGGTATCAGTCGGAGGGGCCGTTCCTCGTGGCGGCGATGCAGTCGCTGACCGGGGTGGACGCCTTCTACTGGTTCGGAACCAGCGAGACGGAATGGTCGAACACCGATCGCGCAGAGTGGGACGCGGCCTCGCGGCAGAAATGGGCGATCGCCACGCCGATGGTCCTGGGCCAGTTCCCAGCCTCCGCCCTGATCTACCGTCGGGGCTACCTCAAACAGGGTGAGCCGGTGGTGGTCGAGCATCGCTCGCCCGCGCAGCTCTGGGGACGAGCCGTCCCGCTGATCTCCGAGGATCCGAGCTACGATCCCAACCGCGACAAGGGGGACGCCGCGCGGCGGTCGTCGGTCGCGGGCTCGGTCGACCCGCTCGCGTTCCTCGCCGGGCCGGTGAAGGTCGTCTATGACTCGGACCCCTCGAAAACGAAGGCGGCCGACCTTGGGAAGCTGATCGACCACGACAGGAGAGTCGTGCGGTCAACGAGCGGCGAGATCGCCTGGGCCTACGGCAAGGGGGTCTGCAAGATCGACGCTCCCCAGGCGCAGGGGGCCTCCGGATTCCTGAAGTCGGTCTCGCCGATCAAATTCCAGGACGTGACGATCGAATCGAGCGACGAATACGCGACGATCGTTCTGGCGTCGCTGGACGGTCTGCCGATCAAGGAGAGTCGGCGAGTTCTCGTCCAGGTAGGGACGCTTGCCAGGCCGACCGGCTGGGCTGACCGCGCGGCGACGTTCCTGGCGGACGACGGCAAGCGGTTGATCCAGGGGAAGGAGATCGTCTCCACGGGCAAGATGCCCTGGGCGATCAAGGACGCCGACGCCACGCTGCGGATCGCCAACCCCGCGCTGGCGGCCGCGACCCAACTCGACGTCAACGGGAACCGGGGCCCGGCGCTCCCGACGGAAGCCTCCGGCGGGACCTTCACGCTCAAGTTGCCGAAGGACGCGTTCTATATCGTCGTCGAAGCGCGGTGAGGAATCGGTTCGGCTTTGCGAGGGGATGAGCCTTGAAATCGATGCCGATTCGGGCGACGCTGGTTGCCTCGTCGTCATGAATTCCGAGGGCGGAAGCACGTCCATGCTCAAGCAGATCTTGAAGTGGGCCGCGATCGCGGCGGTCGCGGCCGCCGCGTTGCTCGCGGGATTGGTGTATTACGACTCGGTCCAGCGGGCGAAGCTGCCCCCCGGCATTGTGTCCGGCAATGGGCGGATCGAATCGGTCCAGGTGGACGTCGCCGCCAAGTATCCGGGGCGAGTGATCCGGATCTTCGTCCACGAGGGGGATCTCGTCCGTCCTGGTCAGGTACTCGCGCAGATCGACACCTCGGAGCTGGACGCCCAACTCGCCAGCGGCAAGGCCAAGATCGCCGAGGGGAACGAGACCGAGGCCAAGATCAAGGCCGACGTCGTCACTCGCGAGGCGGCCGTCCGCTACCAGGACCAGCAGTACATCCGCGATCGCGAGCTGTTCAGCCGCCGCTTCATCTCGCGCGAGGAGATGGAGCAGACGCAGACGAAGCTCGACATGGCCAGGGCTCAGCTCGACTCGATCAAGGCCCAACTCCTCGCCAATACGCGGTCGATCGAGGCCGCGACGGCCGACGTCCAGAACACCCAGGCCAAGATCGTCGACTCGACGCTGGTCTCGCCGGTGACGGGCCGCGTCCTCTACCGGCTGGCCGAGGAACGCGAGGTTCTCGGCGCCGGCGGCAAGGTGCTGACGCTCGTCAATCTGGACGACGTCTACATGGAGATCTACCTCCCCTCGCAGGAGGCCGCCCGAATCGACATCGGCGCCGAGGCCCGGATCCAGCTCGACGTGATGAAGGACTTCGCCGCGCCGGCGAAGGTCACGTTCATCTCGCCCGAGGCCCAGTTCACGCCCAAGCAGGTTGAGACCCGCTCCGAACGTGACAAGCTGATGTTTCGGGTCAAACTCAAGGTCCCCGATGAGATCCTGATTCCCCGAATCGAGCGGATCAAGACCGGAGTGCGGGGCGTGGGCTATGTGAGGATCGACCCGAATACACCCTGGCCGGCGAACCTCGAAGTCCGCCTTCCGCCTCTGACCCCGACGCCGACGTCGGCGAAGCCGGCTGAGAAGGCCGCGGAACCGGCGAAGCCCCACGATGACGCCAAGAAGGACGAGGCCGCCAAGCCCGCCCCGGCCGAGGCGCCCAAGGGCGAGCCCGTGTCGACGCCCAAGGTCGAAACACCCCCAGCGCAGCCGGCGGCGGCCGCGAAACCGTCGAACTGAGGCCCGGAGCAGGGGGCGGAGCATGGCGACCGGTGGAGCACCCGTCGCGACGGTCGAGTCCGTCGTCCACGCCTATGACAGGTCCTCGCACGCGCTCGACGGCGTGACGGCCGAGTTCCCGTCGGGCTGCATGATCGGGCTCATCGGGCCCGACGGCGTCGGCAAGTCGACGCTGATGGGTCTGATCGCGGGCTCGCGGAAAGTGCAGGGGGGGAAGGTGCTGGTCCTCGGCGGCGACATCGCCGACGAGAAGCATCGTCGCGCCGTCTGCACGCGGATCGCCTACATGCCCCAGGGGCTCGGCAAGAACCTGTACCCCGAACTGAGCGTCTACGAGAACATCGACTTCTTCGCCCGGCTGTTCGGTCTCTCGGCCGCCGAGCGCAAGGTCCGCATCCCCGCACTCCTGGAAGCGACCGGCCTCGGTCCTTTCCCGAATCGACCGGCGGGCAAGCTCTCCGGCGGCATGAAGCAGAAGGTGAGCCTCTGCGGGGCGCTGATTCATGACCCTGACCTGCTGATCCTCGACGAGCCGACGACGGGCGTCGACCCGCTCTCGCGTCGCCAGTTCTGGACGCTCATCGACACGATCCGCGAATCTCGCCCCGGCATGAGCGTGCTGGTCTCCACCGCCTACATGGACGAGGCCCAGCAGTTCGATTGGCTTATGGCCATGAACGCCGGCAAGATCCTGGGGTCGGGGACCGTCGCCGACGTTCTGAAACGCACCAACTCCGCCGATCTGGAAGAGGCGTTCGTCGCCATGCTCCCCGAGGAGGCTCGCGGAGGCGACCGCAAGAAGCTGGTG of the Paludisphaera rhizosphaerae genome contains:
- a CDS encoding HlyD family secretion protein, which translates into the protein MLKQILKWAAIAAVAAAALLAGLVYYDSVQRAKLPPGIVSGNGRIESVQVDVAAKYPGRVIRIFVHEGDLVRPGQVLAQIDTSELDAQLASGKAKIAEGNETEAKIKADVVTREAAVRYQDQQYIRDRELFSRRFISREEMEQTQTKLDMARAQLDSIKAQLLANTRSIEAATADVQNTQAKIVDSTLVSPVTGRVLYRLAEEREVLGAGGKVLTLVNLDDVYMEIYLPSQEAARIDIGAEARIQLDVMKDFAAPAKVTFISPEAQFTPKQVETRSERDKLMFRVKLKVPDEILIPRIERIKTGVRGVGYVRIDPNTPWPANLEVRLPPLTPTPTSAKPAEKAAEPAKPHDDAKKDEAAKPAPAEAPKGEPVSTPKVETPPAQPAAAAKPSN